In Deltaproteobacteria bacterium, the following proteins share a genomic window:
- a CDS encoding helix-turn-helix transcriptional regulator has product MRARGAGEWRNKAWAQLPDASTWAAPLRNECLRLADEHFAERAAWVDCWAHWGRTGALTWHKCQRFAETIGVALPDATARDLCAAIRAVAHIQQDSSQHAALTAGSAILTRVRPYAPSWFRELIVHCIRHEWTACDDYRFFLRAVRLMRGVATGRAAQTARAHGFTKSDVEELEMGALTSEATLRRSADKYGVPYPALLQSYLAAHYPWINWDALRVCRQPFFVLPSDVPKLRGYLRASPTFGEALMAGRKARQLSMEAMATQLGWEIAYYDTVESGERVPEFGTLSKLEVFVPRAEMLRLLLAQQYPALLDPRRGYPHFIHPRLTVEPIHIPLNEPDLETRLHRYTTTPGSFGEELYWARRRAGYAINTVVETTGRRISRKLLYLFEHNLALPTTAEADILGAALGTTPSQRESWHAAMARTSTPDVSRALLGTLLAANGTLRIEQLRHPPDMATFRQLLRVFSTHTPATLATLLQRQFFPDLDLAALPCVRDGALPPPVLLVTGDAVGKLRRYVQRDTSSLGESILVGRLAVDRLWSLQETAARLDWTVSRLQEIEAGRAQRITPAERAAVARVFARPSDGPGAPPESTDSGAPLAQL; this is encoded by the coding sequence TTGCGTGCGCGGGGCGCGGGAGAGTGGCGCAACAAGGCCTGGGCCCAACTCCCAGACGCCTCCACGTGGGCCGCGCCATTGCGCAACGAGTGCCTCCGCCTGGCCGACGAACATTTCGCGGAACGGGCGGCGTGGGTCGACTGTTGGGCACACTGGGGCCGCACCGGCGCGCTCACGTGGCACAAATGCCAACGGTTCGCAGAAACCATCGGAGTCGCCCTGCCGGACGCCACCGCCCGCGACCTCTGCGCGGCCATCCGCGCCGTGGCCCACATCCAGCAGGACTCGAGTCAGCACGCCGCCCTCACGGCCGGCTCGGCCATTCTGACACGCGTGCGGCCGTACGCGCCGTCGTGGTTCAGAGAATTAATCGTTCATTGCATCCGGCATGAATGGACTGCCTGCGATGACTATCGTTTTTTCCTGCGCGCGGTACGCCTGATGCGCGGCGTTGCCACCGGACGCGCCGCGCAGACGGCCCGCGCCCACGGGTTCACCAAAAGTGATGTGGAGGAGCTCGAGATGGGGGCGCTGACATCCGAAGCGACCCTCCGGCGTAGCGCAGACAAGTATGGCGTGCCCTACCCCGCGCTGTTGCAGAGTTACCTCGCGGCACACTATCCGTGGATCAACTGGGACGCGTTGCGCGTCTGTCGGCAACCATTTTTCGTCCTTCCGAGCGACGTGCCGAAACTCCGAGGGTACCTCCGTGCGTCGCCCACCTTCGGGGAGGCCTTGATGGCCGGACGAAAGGCACGGCAGCTCTCGATGGAGGCAATGGCCACACAACTGGGCTGGGAAATCGCCTATTACGATACCGTGGAGTCCGGGGAGCGGGTCCCTGAATTTGGGACGCTGTCGAAACTGGAGGTCTTCGTCCCGCGCGCCGAGATGCTGCGCCTGTTGCTGGCCCAGCAATACCCGGCACTGCTCGATCCGCGGCGTGGCTATCCGCATTTCATCCATCCGCGACTCACGGTCGAGCCGATCCATATCCCCCTCAACGAGCCGGATCTGGAGACACGACTGCACCGCTACACCACCACGCCCGGTTCGTTCGGCGAAGAGCTCTACTGGGCACGCCGGCGGGCCGGGTATGCGATCAACACGGTGGTGGAAACAACGGGACGCCGGATCTCGCGCAAACTGCTCTACCTATTCGAACACAATCTCGCACTGCCCACTACGGCGGAAGCGGACATTCTCGGCGCTGCGCTCGGCACAACGCCGTCGCAGCGGGAGTCGTGGCACGCGGCAATGGCGCGCACCTCAACTCCGGACGTTTCCCGCGCCTTGCTCGGCACCCTGCTCGCTGCCAACGGAACGTTGCGGATCGAACAACTCCGCCACCCACCCGACATGGCGACATTTCGCCAATTGCTGCGCGTCTTCTCCACGCATACCCCCGCGACACTCGCCACCCTGCTGCAACGGCAGTTCTTCCCCGATCTCGACTTGGCCGCCCTGCCATGCGTACGAGACGGCGCCCTACCGCCGCCCGTACTGCTGGTCACGGGAGACGCGGTGGGAAAACTGCGCCGCTACGTGCAACGTGACACGTCCAGCCTCGGCGAATCGATCCTGGTCGGGCGACTGGCCGTCGATCGGTTGTGGAGCTTGCAGGAAACCGCCGCGCGACTCGATTGGACGGTGAGCCGACTCCAGGAGATCGAGGCCGGACGCGCACAACGGATCACTCCGGCAGAACGGGCCGCAGTCGCGCGCGTGTTCGCCCGCCCGTCCGACGGGCCGGGAGCTCCGCCGGAATCCACGGATTCCGGCGCCCCCCTCGCGCAACTTTAG